The following proteins are encoded in a genomic region of Bradyrhizobium sp. SK17:
- a CDS encoding tripartite tricarboxylate transporter TctB family protein has protein sequence MTPDSAPERAGRRIDRAGVVIAAALAALAAVLVWDASKLPSTTMYGMGPEAMPIVIAVGLVILAVGNLIDALRGQLPARESMDPKPVWLIIGGLALLIAIIGFGGGFILATSALFVTTSAAFGRRAVLADTVIAVVITTLIYLAFDKLLTLSLPAGPLERLL, from the coding sequence ATGACGCCGGACAGCGCTCCCGAACGAGCGGGCCGTCGGATCGATCGCGCCGGTGTCGTGATCGCGGCCGCGCTTGCCGCGCTGGCCGCAGTGCTGGTGTGGGACGCGAGCAAGCTGCCGTCGACCACGATGTACGGCATGGGGCCGGAGGCGATGCCGATCGTCATCGCCGTCGGTCTCGTCATCCTGGCGGTCGGCAATCTGATCGACGCGCTGCGCGGCCAATTGCCTGCGCGCGAGAGTATGGATCCGAAGCCGGTGTGGCTGATCATCGGCGGCCTTGCGCTGCTGATCGCCATCATCGGCTTCGGTGGCGGCTTCATCCTCGCCACCTCGGCGCTGTTCGTCACCACCTCGGCCGCGTTCGGCCGCCGCGCGGTGCTGGCCGACACCGTGATCGCGGTCGTGATCACGACCCTCATCTACCTCGCGTTCGACAAGCTGTTGACGCTGAGCCTTCCCGCCGGCCCGCTGGAGCGATTGCTGTGA
- a CDS encoding tripartite tricarboxylate transporter substrate binding protein, translated as MFSSHMRLAGAVVALLLAASAPAAAQQLELKLMAPAAPGGGWDQTARSMQQALVAAGVARSVQVTNVPGAGGSVGIAQFVNGAKGDGNQMMVNGFVMVGALAMNKSPVTLDQVTPIARLTEEIQVIVVPANSPLKTAQDLAAAVKADIAKVTFAGGSAGGVDHVMAALFAGTVGADAKKINYIPFSGGGESLAAILGGKVTAGISGLSEYEGQIKAGKLRALGVTSPQRLPGVDIPTFKEQGIDLVLANWRSVVAPPGITPEQRKTLSDAVEKMVKSDAWKEILKQKGWDDAYLGGDAFADFLKKEIARVTEVLKSVGLVKS; from the coding sequence CGCGCTGTTGCTTGCGGCGAGCGCTCCGGCGGCCGCGCAGCAGCTCGAGCTCAAGCTGATGGCACCGGCAGCACCGGGTGGCGGCTGGGACCAGACCGCGCGTTCGATGCAGCAGGCGCTGGTTGCCGCTGGTGTCGCGCGCAGCGTGCAGGTCACCAACGTTCCCGGCGCCGGCGGCAGCGTCGGCATCGCGCAGTTCGTCAACGGCGCCAAGGGCGACGGCAATCAGATGATGGTGAATGGCTTCGTCATGGTCGGCGCGCTCGCCATGAACAAGTCGCCGGTGACGCTTGACCAGGTGACGCCGATCGCGCGCCTGACCGAGGAGATCCAGGTCATCGTGGTGCCGGCCAATTCGCCGCTGAAGACGGCGCAGGATCTTGCCGCCGCCGTAAAGGCCGATATCGCCAAGGTGACCTTCGCCGGCGGCTCGGCCGGGGGCGTCGACCACGTGATGGCGGCGCTGTTCGCAGGCACGGTCGGGGCTGATGCGAAGAAAATCAACTACATTCCGTTCTCGGGCGGCGGCGAGTCGCTCGCAGCGATTCTCGGCGGCAAGGTCACGGCGGGGATCTCTGGTCTCAGCGAGTACGAAGGCCAGATCAAGGCCGGCAAGCTGCGCGCGCTCGGCGTCACCTCGCCGCAGCGCCTGCCTGGCGTCGACATCCCGACCTTCAAGGAGCAGGGCATCGACCTCGTGCTGGCGAATTGGCGCTCGGTGGTCGCACCGCCCGGCATCACGCCGGAACAGCGCAAGACGCTGAGCGATGCCGTCGAGAAGATGGTCAAGTCCGACGCCTGGAAGGAAATCCTGAAGCAAAAGGGCTGGGATGACGCCTATCTCGGCGGCGATGCCTTCGCCGATTTCCTGAAGAAGGAGATCGCGCGGGTGACCGAGGTGCTGAAGTCGGTCGGCCTCGTGAAGTCATGA